A window from Canis lupus familiaris isolate Mischka breed German Shepherd chromosome 18, alternate assembly UU_Cfam_GSD_1.0, whole genome shotgun sequence encodes these proteins:
- the SLC43A1 gene encoding large neutral amino acids transporter small subunit 3 gives MAPTLQQAYRRRWWMACTAVLENLFFSAVLLGWGSLLIMLKEEGFYSSLCPANTTNATRDEQRKWLSCDRQEEMLNLGFTIGSFVLSATTLPLGILMDRFGPRPTRLVGSASFAASCTLMALASRDTRVLSPLIFLALSLNGFGGICLTFSSLTLPNMFGNLRSTFMALMIGSYASSAITFPGIKLIYDAGVSFVVIMFTWSGLACLIFLNCALNWPSEAFPAPEEVNYTKKIKLSGLALDHKVTGDRFYTHVTIVGQRLSQKAPSLEEGADVFISSQDVRGASGSPPEKSIPFRQSLCSPIFLWSLLTMGMTQLRVIFYMAAMNKMLEYLVTGGQEHETDILRKQAAETVGFYSSIFGAMQLLCLLTCPLIGYIMDWRIKDCVDAPSEGTALGDAREGAATKSARPRYRKIQKLTNAINAFTLTNFLLVGFGITCLINSLHLQFVTFVLHTMVRGFYHSACGSLYAAVFPSNHFGTLTGLQSLISAVFALLQQPLFMAMVGPLKGEPFWVNLGLLLFSLLGFLLPSYLFYYRARLQREYVAYWEGPKKVLGSSEVTA, from the exons ATGGCCCCCACGCTGCAGCAGGCGTACCGGAGGCGCTGGTGGATGGCCTGCACCGCGGTGCTGGAGAACCTCTTCTTCTCCGCGGTGCTCCTgggctggggctccctgctgatcaTGCTCAAGGAGGAGGGCTTCTATTCCAGCCTGTGCCCAG CAAACACCACCAACGCCACCCGGGATGAGCAGCGCAAGTGGCTGAGCTGCGACCGCCAGGAAGAGATGCTCAACCTGGGCTTCACCATCGGCTCCTTCGTGCTCAGCGCCACCACCCTGCCCCTGGGGATCCTCATGGACCGCTTCGGCCCCCGGCCCACGCGGCTGGTGGGCAG TGCCAGCTTCGCTGCGTCCTGCACCCTCATGGCCCTGGCCTCTCGGGACACCAGAG ttCTCTCTCCGTTGATATTCCTGGCGCTGTCCCTGAATGGCTTTGGTGGCATCTGCCTAACGTTCTCTTCACTCACG CTGCCTAACATGTTTGGAAACCTGCGGTCCACATTCATGGCCCTCATGATTGGCTCCTACGCCTCTTCTGCCATCACGTTCCCGGGAATCAAG CTGATCTACGATGCCGGCGTGTCCTTTGTGGTCATCATGTTCACCTGGTCGGGCCTGGCCTGTCTCATCTTTCTCAACTGTGCCCTCAACTGGCCCAGCGAAGCCTTTCCTGCTCCTGAGGAAGTCAACTACAC GAAGAAGATTAAGCTCAGCGGGCTGGCCCTAGATCACAAGGTGACAGGGGACCGCTTCTACACCCACGTGACCATCGTGGGCCAGCGGCTGAGCCAGAAGGCCCCCAGCCTGGAGGAGGGCGCTGACGTCTTCATCTCATCCCAGGATGTGCGCGGTGCCTCGGGAAGCCCTCCTGAGA AGTCAATCCCCTTCCGCCAGAGCCTCTGCTCCCCCATTTTCCTGTGGAGCCTCCTCACCATGGGCATGACCCAGCTGCGGGTCATCTTCTACATGGCTGCCATGAACAAGATGCTGGAGTACCTCGTGACTGGGGGCCAGGAGCATG AGACAGACATCCTGAGAAAGCAGGCGGCGGAGACAG TTGGGTTCTATTCCTCCATCTTTGGGGCCATGCAGCTGCTGTGCCTCCTCACCTGCCCGCTCATCGGCTACATCATGGACTGGCGGATCAAGGACTGTGTGGACGCCCCCAGTGAGGGCACTGCCCTCGGAGACGCCAG GGAGGGGGCGGCCACCAAGTCTGCCAGACCACGCTATCGCAAGATCCAGAAGCTCACCAATGCCATCAACGCCTTCACCCTGACCAACTTTCTGCTGGTGGGGTTTGGCATCACCTGCCTCATCAACAGCTTACATCTCCAG TTTGTGACCTTTGTCCTGCACACCATGGTTCGAGGTTTCTACCACTCAGCCTGTGGCAGCCTCTATGCTGCGGT TTTCCCGTCCAACCACTTCGGGACGCTGACGGGCCTGCAGTCCCTCATCAGTGCTGTGTTTGCCCTGCTCCAGCAGCCACTTTTCATGGCCATGGTGGGACCCCTGAAAGGAGAACCCTTCTGG GTGAATCTGGGCCTCCTGCTCTTCTCGCTGCTGGGATTCCTGCTACCTTCCTACCTCTTCTACTACCGTGCCCGGCTCCAGAGGGAATATGTTGCCTACTGGGAGGGCCCGAAGAAGGTGCTTGGCAGCTCTGAGGTGACTGCGTAG